From the genome of Daphnia pulex isolate KAP4 chromosome 12, ASM2113471v1:
TCTAGATTCCATATTACATGATACTACACCACACCTGGCCTGTGCTCTGTATCTAGAGTAGTCGAGTTCATCCCAAGTATTTGGAACCTCTATCTAGCCAATAGGTATATAGCCCTTTATTGCTAAACTTAACCCCATCTCTTAATTCACATATCACTTTTAGGGCAACAGTCTGCACTGGATATACACCACTGCTCGAGCATTTCACTGTGATAGGCCTAAGTCACAATTTCACTGTCAACTGTGAAACGTTCTTCAATTTCTCCCATTCGTGTAAGCCACTTCAGgtaataatattgaaatatgTTATGCCCAACCAGGCATGGGAACTAATCGCGTTTTTAAACACATGTCTTAATTCACATATCACTTTTAGGGCAACAGTCTGCACTGGATATACACCACTGCTCGAGCATTTCACTGTGATAGGCCTAAGTCACAATTTCACTGTCAACTGTGAAACGTTCTTCAATTTCTCCCATTCGTGTAAGCCACTTCAGgtaataatattgaaatatgTTATGCCCAACCTGGCATGGGAACTAATCGCGTTTTTAAACACAGGCAGCGAGTTCATTCCAACAGGCTTTGGATTCTATAGTTGTGTCTGAAGGATTACTCAATTTCGTTTACGTCTTTGCGTTTCATGACATCATGAACCAAAATTCGATTGATACTGCTGAAGGttgttttttctgaattcattTCATGCtcgattaattttttacaCTATTTTTTCTGACAGGAAATCCAGTGGATGAGGAGGTCgtcatttattttgatgaaaatgtAGCTTTAAACATCTCAGCCGAGAAAATCCATCACCAGACAGTGCAGATAATGAAGTAGCTGGCCTCGACAATGAAGTAGCTGGCGTTGACACTGAATAACCTGGCGTTGAAAACGAAGAAGCTGGCGCTATGCGCCCTAAAACTCCAACCGGGCGTGAATCTAAGTCGATCATTTGGAAATATATGACTTTACTTCCCAGTGGTCGGATCGAATGCAATATTTGCAAGAAAGCATTCAAGTATAACAATTCAACAACGTCTCACATGACGCACCTGAAACGAAAACATCCAACTATGGTCgacttttctgatttttcgcAATCTGTAGGAGTTCTCCGACTGGCAAACTCTGACAGCCAGCCATCGGTTGTCATCagcaaaaaaggcaaaagaataTAACTCGAGCGTTAACAAGAATTATTACAGTCGACATGCGCCCACCTCACATGATGAAAGGATTGGGATTTATATCTGCTATGAAAGAAATAGAGCCTAGCTATGTCGTACCTCATCCTACGACATTCACACGCACCTATGTACCGGAAGCTTATCAAGAAGCGAAGAAATGGGTGATGAGAAAGTTAGAAGATTCAATTCATTTGACTTTGTCAACGGATTTATGGACAGACAACTTCAGGAAAATTCCTTACATCGCGATCGTCGCCCATTTCATATCTTCTAAGTGGAAGTGTGAACGATTTGCTTTGTTAACAAGAGCGTTTGTAAATGAACATACTGGCGAAAACATCAAACGAGATCTTCTATCTGCCGTAGAGGAATTCAACATCGCCAATATTGACGAGACGCCAACTATCGTTTGTGACCAAGGCTCCAATGTCCTTTTAGCTGCTAAATTAATGCGTTGGTATCAAATCAACTGTGCGGCTCACGTCTTTCATTTGATAATAGTCACTGATGGATTTAAACGAATTCCGGCCTTGATGCTAATGCTGAAGAAATGTCAAGAAATAGCattatttcttcaattcaaGTCTGCCCAAGTATCATCAGCACAAGAAGAGCTACGTttcattttagaaaatatGCCACCTGAATTTACCGATCATTGCTACTTTGAAGATCTTGATATGGACATGTCCACAAGTAGCGTAAAAAAGGATAACGTTACTCGTTGGAACTCCAAGTGTGTCATGATTGAATCTATTCTCGCTAACCGTGCGGTAATTCGACGGTTACTGttgaaatacaacaaaattGAACTTCTGCTATCTCATGGTGAGATCTACTTTTTGAAGCGCCTTCTGAAATGTTTAATGCCTTTCCGGAAATGCACCGAAATCTTACAGGGTGACAAATACCCAACGATTTCCCTTGTTCTGCCTATGCTTGAACTTTTGTCTCAGGAAGAAGATAATGAAGAAGATGGTGAAGAAGACCTCGATTTGGAGAGAGGAGAGCTTCTTTTGCTGAAGGCGGACTTACTCATTctcaaagaaaatatgaaaagttcaattgaaagaagattTCGACGAGCTGAAAATCCCGTTTACGTGCTAGCCACTTCGCTCGATATTCGCTGGAAAGGAACGAGCAGTTTTATAACAAATCCAGATGAATTTAAGACGGCCATTGAAAACTTTGATCGAGCTTTGAAGCAAAGAATGACAACAATGAGAACTACTACAAATCAACGACCCACCCACTTCAATCGTCAGGAGCATCCTCAGGAAAGTTTGTCGTCGGCGCAATCAGCTAGTTCTGTTTCTTCaagaaatacgaaaaaatcGTCTAAAGTTGCCGCTTTGTTAGGTGGCCTTCTCGATTCTCGTTCGCtaccttttgaaaatgatgcattgaaaaaggaaattgctTTGTACAAGTCAACtcctttaatttcaaaaaatgatttagacTCCTTTGATTTGCTTAATTGGTGGAAAGTGCGCCAAGAccaatttcctcttctttctgtGGTGGCCCGTAAAGTGTTAGGTATTCCTGCCACGTCGGCCTGTTGCGAAAGAATTTTTAGCAAGGGTGGTAATATTGTGTCTTCTTTGCGTGCCAACATTTCCCCACATAACGTGGATATGACTATCTTCATTGCCTTTAATACTCAAGGTCAAGGAATACCTAATTCTATTCAGACTGTCAATGgagattaaatatttttttaagtatgaCTGCCTTTGATTACTTgactaaaatcaaatttgaattaacttccataaaatacaagaagaatgcaagaatgaattttatttcttttttctaaatgagCCAACctgatttcgaaatatttcaatccCTTGTTTTATCAATAAATCACATGTTGCAtgaatgtaaacaaaaaaaaattcaaaagtcgaTTATTTTAGAAAGTCGACTTAAAGTCGCGACTTTTTCCCCAAAGTCGACTTGTaatcgattatttttcagaacaAAGTCGATTATACAAAAAGTTTTGATACAAGCCGCTGACTGCTGGATTTTACACAAAGTAAGctatctccttatctctgggcTTACCAAACAAATACTCAACCCATCACATATGAATTGTAATCTTGCATTATTACCATAGAATAGGTTATTCTTCACTGATTTCCATTAATATTTGACATTTATATGTGATGGGAAAGGTCTCCAGAAAGTTTTATCGATTTCAGTGTTGTTAGAAGATCGGAAaatcaagtaaattatttgtATCTCTACCAGATATCCATTGAGGTCCAAAATTGCAATAAGGATGATACGGTTATTGTTTGGTTTACACACTATTACCATAAGAAGCTTAATAAGGAAAACGCTGCCCAGATTCACTTTTTTATAACCCGGAAATGTAGCAGTGTTAGTATTGCTAATACTGAGTTTTAGACGTATCCATAGATAGTGTGATGATTGTTTGAATGCTTATGGTGGTTTTGTTATGGCGCCTGTATTAATCAGACCGGTTTTCTCTCGAATATGCAGTGCATGGGCATCTGTTTACAAACAAACTAAAGAGAACCGGAGTTGTTCCCAATATGAAATTTTTACGCATATTCTGATATCCCCGAAAAAAATACCAGGCAGACATAGGAATTAACGTCGAAGAGTCCCATTCTGAATCTGGAGTATTAGTCCATGTTTAATCCCGCTCAACATAGACAACGTTGCCGAATGAGGATGTATTACATGTCATGCTTTGATATTCATATTTGGCAACATCGGTATTGCTGTAAATGCCCCATGCAATCCTGCATTTCAGTTAATGAGGCGACAGCGTCGTCAGTAGATGGCTCTGTCGTagatcaaaataaagaaatgaaaaagaattatatCGAATAAGTCGAATTTGTTTTCGTCATAGGGAGTGGGGGGTCCAAACTCAAGGGTATCTAAATGTTACTGCTTCTGCACCTGCAAGGCCATTCGGAAGGTTCTAAAAGTGATAGTTTATGGATTCTTCGAGTAGTTCAATTCAATCTCTTCCTTCACTCATGCTGTACAGCCATTTCAGTTTTCGGTCTTTAAACTCTTGACAATAAAATTCTTCAAAGCATTGAACTgatttttcaagttctttgGGGATATTAAACTCGGTATGATTGTTGTGATTAAGATGCCAGGCGCTGGACTGCAAGACATACATCTCGACTTGAACCGTATCTTGAATTTGCAGATTGAACTTTGTTTCGAGATCTAATGAAAGGCCGTGTCCGTGAACACGAGCTTAAGTTTCGTGGTTAACTTGTATCCGCATTTATGTTGCAATCTGTTGCCCGTGGCCTTTTCTGTGTCGATATTACTTTTACCATCAATAAATCTCTTTCCAAAAATGTCGTTTTGTCGAaatatccttttcttattcttcaatacataaaaatattttaaaacactGATGTTGATTTTCACAATTGAGACATATGGTGGGGCATATATTCAAAAACTCGAGGGTATATATTGCCAAATTTCTTTGTAACCcctacttttttaaaacccacttttttgcaaattttctCTCTGGATTTGTTTAGTTATAAAAATCTTCTGTACGGTATGAATAGGTGCATTAAATCATct
Proteins encoded in this window:
- the LOC124208566 gene encoding E3 SUMO-protein ligase ZBED1-like, which gives rise to MRPPHMMKGLGFISAMKEIEPSYVVPHPTTFTRTYVPEAYQEAKKWVMRKLEDSIHLTLSTDLWTDNFRKIPYIAIVAHFISSKWKCERFALLTRAFVNEHTGENIKRDLLSAVEEFNIANIDETPTIVCDQGSNVLLAAKLMRWYQINCAAHVFHLIIVTDGFKRIPALMLMLKKCQEIALFLQFKSAQVSSAQEELRFILENMPPEFTDHCYFEDLDMDMSTSSVKKDNVTRWNSKCVMIESILANRAVIRRLLLKYNKIELLLSHGEIYFLKRLLKCLMPFRKCTEILQGDKYPTISLVLPMLELLSQEEDNEEDGEEDLDLERGELLLLKADLLILKENMKSSIERRFRRAENPVYVLATSLDIRWKGTSSFITNPDEFKTAIENFDRALKQRMTTMRTTTNQRPTHFNRQEHPQESLSSAQSASSVSSRNTKKSSKVAALLGGLLDSRSLPFENDALKKEIALYKSTPLISKNDLDSFDLLNWWKVRQDQFPLLSVVARKVLGIPATSACCERIFSKGGNIVSSLRANISPHNVDMTIFIAFNTQGQGIPNSIQTVNGD